One window of Pyrus communis chromosome 12, drPyrComm1.1, whole genome shotgun sequence genomic DNA carries:
- the LOC137709947 gene encoding increased DNA methylation 1-like, with amino-acid sequence MVYKLRERKENLVYPSFCSSSESEYETGADISDDPEYTRKPSSARRYPTDVEQMAEMAGLTACSTGNLQLHRPKQSRPRKSSMPRTKARAQSSNRDRAGSSRHRRNNFEDKRTILSWLIDLHMIEDNSPVFYTGQTELIGFITRGGILCTCCYKIVTVWDFEVHAKSDLRRPYEHMLVKSNGKSLQQCLKEAWLEHIESAPRFGFNRIKHRTMAADQNDDSCMICADGGDLMCCEKCPSACHPSCMNMESVPEGAWFCPYCICEHCETDDGKFLICSLCEKKFHWNCSVPNEIDLNRSSSSFCGESCSEVFDKLELIAGITNHLDEGYSWALLKREDISLGGPTESLHKKLECNSKIAVAGILMDQCFETIIDRYTRTNVVQSVIYSRGSNLSRINFQGFYTAILEKDDEIISAASIRIHGKKMAEMPFVATQTKYRQQGALRKLLVCIESALSSLKVENLVIPASTEVVDMWTKKFNFCHIKSSLQKKIVSANTLMFPKAVRLQKSLLDAQEADTAAMEVDVVQNEHHQHRYERPHFIDLNQDPSEEDIDAS; translated from the exons ATGGTGTACAagctgagagagagaaaagaaaatttggtcTATCCGAGTTTCTGCAGCAGCTCAGAGTCGGAATATGAAACTGGAGCAGATATTTCTGATGACCCTGAGTACACAAGAAAGCCCTCAAGTGCTAGAAGATATCCAACTGATGTTGAACAAATGGCTGAAATGGCCGGGCTCACTGCATGCTCAACTGGGAATTTACAGTTGCATAGGCCAAAACAAAGTCGCCCTCGAAAGAGTAGTATGCCTAGGACAAAAGCACGAGCTCAATCTTCAAATAGAGATCGTGCTGGATCATCAAGACACAGGAGAAATAATTTTGAGGATAAGAGAACTATTTTATCATGGTTGATTGACCTACATATGATTGAGGATAATTCACCAGTCTTCTATACGGGTCAGACAGAATTGATTGGATTCATAACAAGGGGTGGTATTTTGTGCACTTGCTGCTACAAAATTGTTACGGTGTGGGATTTTGAGGTACATGCTAAAAGTGACTTGAGAAGGCCTTACGAACACATGTTGGTCAAGAGCAATGGAAAATCCCTCCAACAATGCTTGAAGGAGGCATGGCTAGAACACATTGAATCTGCACCACGATTTGGATTCAATCGTATCAAGCACCGAACAATGGCAGCAGACCAAAACGACGATTCATGTATGATATGCGCAGATGGAGGAGATTTGATGTGCTGTGAAAAATGTCCGTCGGCATGCCATCCCTCATGCATGAACATGGAG AGTGTTCCCGAAGGAGCATGGTTTTGTCCCTACTGCATCTGCGAACATTGTGAAACTGATGACGGGAAGTTCCTCATATGCTCACTGTGTGAGAAGAAAT TTCATTGGAATTGCTCTGTGCCAAATGAAATAGATCTCAATCGCTCAAGTTCATCATTTTGTGGTGAGAGCTGTAGTGAG GTTTTTGATAAATTGGAGTTGATAGCTGGGATCACCAATCATTTGGACGAGGGATATTCTTGGGCTCTTCTGAAGAGAGAAGATATAAGTTTGGGAGGTCCTACTGAAAGTTTGCACAAAAAATTAGAATGCAATTCCAAGATTGCAGTAGCAGGGATTCTTATGGACCAATGCTTTGAGACCATAATCGACCGCTATACTAGAACCAATGTGGTTCAGAGTGTAATATACAGTCGGGG GTCCAATTTGAGTCGAATAAATTTCCAAGGTTTTTATACTGCTATCCTGGAGAAGGATGATGAAATCATCTCTGCAGCATCTATAAG AATACATGGAAAGAAGATGGCAGAGATGCCCTTTGTGGCAACCCAAACGAAGTATAGGCAACAAGGAGCGCTTCGGAAGCTTCTAGTCTGTATTGAATCT GCCCTTTCCTCTTTAAAGGTGGAAAACCTGGTCATTCCGGCTTCTACAGAAGTAGTTGATATGTGgactaaaaaatttaatttttgccACATAAAGAGTTCCCTGCAGAAGAAAATAGTCTCTGCAAACACATTGATGTTTCCGAAGGCTGTCAGGCTACAGAAAAGCTTGTTGGATGCTCAGGAAGCAGATACTGCAG CCATGGAAGTTGATGTAGTTCAAAATGAGCACCATCAACATAGATATGAAAGGCCGCATTTCATTGACTTAAATCAGGACCCTTCAGAAGAGGATATTGATGCATCATAA